GGTTGGATTCTAATAAATTCTAACTACCTCAACCACATCAAACTAACTCTAACAACCTTTCTATTAATAGACTTTAAGCCTagcaaatctctttttttttttttgacataagCCTAGCAAACCTCTTAAACCAGTACTTGTAATAGTAAAAACCAATTCCCAAATAGAAAAGATATAACTCTACTACAAGTGTTTATAAATAATGtctttccttttaaaaaaaaaaaaaaattcattgtcATCTTAACAATCATTTCAATCCGAAAAAGAAACTGTCATAGCGGTGTTTGAATTaacaatttcaaattaaattaaaggtTAAAACTTAAAATGCgctcttaattttgaatttaagtaAACAAAATTCTCAATCAAGTTTGGTTGTTAGAATTGTCTCAGTAGATAGCTTGTTGTACGTGctcttaattttatatataaatgttTGTTTGGTGAAAAGATCAAGTTCTTAATGTACGACTGGCTGATTCACGAAGCATATTTGGAAATATAACTTCCAACAGATTTTCTATCACCGTGTAAAGGATTAACATAAACTCAAAACTTAATTCAAAATCTTTTGAACTGTTTTTTTGCTAAACTTTAGTTTTATTAAGCACATCATTACATGAACACTACTTTACTCGTTAGCAAGGAAGCAAAGAAAAGCACAAAATACTTGAATTCTTTAATGTCTGCATATCTAGCATATCTGGTTTACACATACTACATGCAAGAAAAACTGTTCTATTAGATGGAAGAAACTACCATGAACCAAAccaatagcaaaaaaaaaaatcctcacTGATAAAACGAGAAAAAAATGATGGATATAGAAGAGAAGAACAAAAAGGCTACCAGAAAAAATAAATACGGATATAGAAGAGAGGGAGAAAAAGCCAACCAAAACACAATGAAGGAGATGAGGGAAAAAAATGGATacagaagtgaaaaagaaaaggcCAACCAAAACACAATGAAGGAGATGAGATCAGTGCTTCTTTACTTTGGACCTccctaattttttggaattactAGTAAGCGGGTATTTCTTCTTCTTACGTGAAAGCTTACCATCAGAATCAATTGGCAGAATACCATTCAAGTGTAATCTATGAAACTTGCTCTTGATTCCCCATGTCTTGCATCGATATCTTGTCGCCAGGGAAACCTTCAGCTCCGCGGTTGCATTTGATATGGCCTTGAAGAGAGGTTTGAATGGTCCAGGTTTGCCATTAACAATGCCGGATACAATGCGGTTCTTGCTGGTTCCTTGATGAAATGAGCCTATGGTTGTCTCTCCCACTTTGTCCTCTTGTTGCCCGAATAGGAAACTCAATATTATGTCATCATAGTAAATGCTGGAGTCTTTGTTTGGGTTATTGATTTCAAGGGTATAAAAGATTGTGTCATTTTGATCCGATAGACGATCTATGGAGACTAACATGATGGAGAAGGAGGGGTTATTCGGTCGTAAGGATAACCATAGGCCAAGAACAAGAAGGCCTAGGAGGCATATAACTTGCAACAACCATATATAGCAACCCTTCCCATCTTCACATGCCATTTAACAAAAATTGTATGACAACTGAGAATAAGTTTAAGCTATCAGTAAATGGTGGATGGTGTAGCAGCAAGCTTTTAAGTTTAAAGGTGGGAAAAGGTTAACAGTTTGAGTTTGTATATGGTTAACTAGGAATATAAGCATCAAAGAGGTTAAATGAGTTAGCAAAGTATCAAGGGAAAAGAATATATGCATTTCTTGAGCATGATCCATACAAGAATATTCGGCATTAGTGTCCCAGCTTTTAAGTTCTTTTCATCATCTTACTCCttacactgctaaacaacattggATATATTACGAACAACCAACCATTAAGAATCTTAGGCTATACTCTACAGGATGATTAGAAAAGTTAGAAACTCGAGTTTATAGAGAATTAAAATGAGTTACACTACAACAAGAACTACAACAAATACCATTAATGGCCtattttaaacaaattcaattttCTCACTATTTTATATATTCTGGTCTATTAGTAAGATAGATGCAAAAATGATGGGGCCTGTGCGCTTACCTAATAATATATGTTTTCAGCTCATTACATAGCATCTCCAATTTGACAAAGTTAAATGGGAAAACAAGAGAAAGAGAACAAATGAAGATAACCTCCAAGAAGCAAAGGTATAAACGGATAGTATTGGATGTGTTTATTTATTATCCTCAGCCATCTTCTTTCGTATCTCATTAGCAACATTAAAAATGCCAAGTGTTGGCTGGTTGCATACAAAACACTTCTTATTCTTTGCATGATGCTGCAAGTAAAATGAACAGAATGTTAGACATGATTAAAGGGCAAAGAAATTAAGCATTACTGTACTAAATAACTTGAAACGGTTATAAATTGAAACTTAATTGCCAGTGTTAAGGGTCTACCTTCAATGCACAATGCTCACAGAAGTAGTGTTTGCACTTGGTTGAAACAGGATCCACAAATGGATTTCTACAAATGAAACACGCAAATGGTAATGAATCATCATCGGAATCATCATCGTCATTCAAATTAGCACCCTCCTCTTCTGCATCCTCACCTGCAGCCAATCTCATCCTCCTTGATTTCTCAGCTTCTTCCCATTCCTTCTCCATCTGCCACCCAGATTTGTAATCACCTCGATCATGCATAAATTTACATGAATCGCCATACCCACAGTAACCAGTTTCCTTATAATCCTTGCATATATCAGGCTGATAATCAAATCTTGCTGAAACTCGTATGTGAGACGAAGCCCTGAGAGGACCGTGTGACCCACCGGCCTTTTCACCAGCAATTGTGTGCTCTCTACGAAATCCAGCCTTATGATCTGTGTAATAATTGATTCCCTTGTATAATTTTCCATCCTCTGAGCCAGTTCCCTTTCCTTTGAGATTCTCTGACGCTTGCTTAAGAGCTCTTTCACGAATGGCACGAGCATCTTTCGAAAAATCAGTCTCAGTCTCCA
The Vicia villosa cultivar HV-30 ecotype Madison, WI linkage group LG6, Vvil1.0, whole genome shotgun sequence genome window above contains:
- the LOC131610809 gene encoding protein NDR1-like, producing the protein MACEDGKGCYIWLLQVICLLGLLVLGLWLSLRPNNPSFSIMLVSIDRLSDQNDTIFYTLEINNPNKDSSIYYDDIILSFLFGQQEDKVGETTIGSFHQGTSKNRIVSGIVNGKPGPFKPLFKAISNATAELKVSLATRYRCKTWGIKSKFHRLHLNGILPIDSDGKLSRKKKKYPLTSNSKKLGRSKVKKH
- the LOC131610807 gene encoding zinc finger CCCH domain-containing protein 1-like; amino-acid sequence: MDNSDAKSAENQQTEQVCSFFRKPVNKKNIRKRTVDNEDNEDDSNNGGSLMHVQKKTMKPDNKLFFSTGSSKSSKSTEANEESEKHGFHFESSKEIQVQHDSKATATLETETDFSKDARAIRERALKQASENLKGKGTGSEDGKLYKGINYYTDHKAGFRREHTIAGEKAGGSHGPLRASSHIRVSARFDYQPDICKDYKETGYCGYGDSCKFMHDRGDYKSGWQMEKEWEEAEKSRRMRLAAGEDAEEEGANLNDDDDSDDDSLPFACFICRNPFVDPVSTKCKHYFCEHCALKHHAKNKKCFVCNQPTLGIFNVANEIRKKMAEDNK